From one Solanum lycopersicum chromosome 12, SLM_r2.1 genomic stretch:
- the DDTFR19 gene encoding ripening regulated protein DDTFR19 — MAKSKNHTAHNQSYKAHRNGIKKPRKHRHSSTKGMDPKFLRNQRYARKHNPKSVKSAEK, encoded by the exons ATGGCCAAGTCGAAGAATCACACAGCCCATAATCAGTCCTACAAAGCACACAGGAATGGAATCAAGAAACCCAGGAAGCATCGTCACAGTTCCACCAAAGGG ATGGATCCCAAGTTTTTGAGGAACCAGAGGTATGCTAGGAAGCACAACCCGAAGAGTGTTAAATCCGCTGAGAAGTAA